A region of the Flavobacteriaceae bacterium MAR_2010_188 genome:
AAAGGGTTTGGCCTTCTTGGCTCATTTCAGTTCTTCCGGCGCTAAGTCTAACTTGGGTTTCTGGCATAACGATTCGCGTTGTAGCTACCATTCTTACCATGTCCCATATAGAAACCGGATTCTGATCTTCTAACGGAGTACCTTCAACCGCGACCAAAGAATTAATAGGTACGGATTCTGGTTGTGGATTTAAGGTTGAAAGCGCTACCAACATTCCGGCGCGGTCAGTTTCAGATTCACCCATACCAATAATTCCACCAGAGCAAACGGTGACATTGGTTTTACGAACGTTATCAATGGTATCTAAACGATCTTGGTATCCTCGGGTAGAAATTACTTCCTTATAGTATTCTTCAGAAGAATCTAAGTTATGATTATAAGCATACAATCCTGCTTCTGCTAAACGATGTGCCTGATTTTCGGTAACCATTCCCAAAGTGCAACAGACTTCCATGTCTAATTTATTAATGGTTCTCACCATTTCGAGCACTTGATCAAACTCTTCACCATCCTTAACATTTCTCCAAGCAGCACCCATACATACCCTTGAGCTTCCAGATGCCTTTGCCCTTAGAGCCTGGGCTTTTACCTGTTGCACGGTCATTAAATCGTTGCCTTCTACATTGGTATGGTATCGAGCGGCTTGCGGACAATAACCACAATCTTCTGGACAACCGCCTGTCTTTATTGACAGTAAGGTAGAAACTTGGACCGTATTTGGGTCGTGATGAAGTCTATGAACGGTAGCCGCGTCATAAAGTAACTCCATCATTGGCTTATTATAGATAGCCAAAATCTCTTCTTTAGTCCAGTTATGTCTTATATCGCTCATATATCAAAAATAAGATTTATTGATATTAAATATTAAAGTTGAATTATTTTCTACCAATTGTTTTCAACAACTAGGATGTTTT
Encoded here:
- a CDS encoding biotin synthase, with the protein product MSDIRHNWTKEEILAIYNKPMMELLYDAATVHRLHHDPNTVQVSTLLSIKTGGCPEDCGYCPQAARYHTNVEGNDLMTVQQVKAQALRAKASGSSRVCMGAAWRNVKDGEEFDQVLEMVRTINKLDMEVCCTLGMVTENQAHRLAEAGLYAYNHNLDSSEEYYKEVISTRGYQDRLDTIDNVRKTNVTVCSGGIIGMGESETDRAGMLVALSTLNPQPESVPINSLVAVEGTPLEDQNPVSIWDMVRMVATTRIVMPETQVRLSAGRTEMSQEGQTLCFFAGANSIFAGDKLLTTPNPDVAEDMKLFGLLGLTPQKPFIKKMQPATVEASDSQFQSKNEKPKWSRPGHQIERNEQKKAAAKI